In one Castor canadensis chromosome 15, mCasCan1.hap1v2, whole genome shotgun sequence genomic region, the following are encoded:
- the Cfap20 gene encoding cilia- and flagella-associated protein 20, whose product MFKNTFQSGFLSILYSIGSKPLQIWDKKVRNGHIKRITDNDIQSLVLEIEGTNVSTTYITCPADPKKTLGIKLPFLVMIIKNLKKYFTFEVQVLDDKNVRRRFRASNYQSTTRVKPFICTMPMRLDDGWNQIQFNLSDFTRRAYGTNYIETLRVQIHANCRIRRVYFSDRLYSEDELPAEFKLYLPVQNKAKQ is encoded by the exons ATGTTCAAGAACACGTTCCAGAGCGGCTTCCTCTCCATCCTCTACAGCATCGGCAGCAAGCCCCTGCAGATCTGGGACAAGAAG GTGCGAAATGGCCATATCAAAAGAATCACTGATAATGACATCCAGTCcctggtgctagagattgaaggGACAAATGTCAG CACTACATATATCACGTGTCCTGCAGACCCCAAGAAGACACTGGGAATTAAACTTCCTTTCCTCGTTATGATTATTAAAAACCTGAAGAAATATTTTACCTTTGAAGTACAG GTACTGGATGACAAGAATGTGCGTCGGCGGTTTCGAGCAAGCAATTACCAGAGTACCACCCGTGTCAAACCCTTCATCTGTACCATGCCCATGCGGCTGGACGATGGCTGGAACCAGATCCAGTTCAACCTATCCGACTTCACTCGACGAGCGTATGGCACAAACTACATTGAGACCCTGAGGGTGCAG ATCCATGCAAACTGTCGAATACGTCGGGTTTACTTCTCAGACAGACTCTACTCAGAAGATGAGCTGCCGGCAGAGTTCAAACTGTACCTCCCAGTTCAGAACAAGGCAAAG